The following proteins are co-located in the Vanessa atalanta chromosome 11, ilVanAtal1.2, whole genome shotgun sequence genome:
- the LOC125067303 gene encoding probable prefoldin subunit 6, giving the protein MAEEVQKKWQKEFEIFNNLKKEYHKAVTQKQQLDSQLNENKAVKEELLLLKKDAEVYKLIGPVLVKQDLEEAKQNVAKRLEYISKEIKRSDGNISALENKQEAVHENLNKLKSNLDNLKIAA; this is encoded by the coding sequence ATGGCCGAAGAAGTGCAAAAGAAGTGGCAAAAAGAAttcgaaatttttaataatttaaaaaaagaataccaCAAGGCAGTAACACAGAAACAGCAATTGGACAGTCAATTGAACGAAAATAAAGCTGTAAAAGAAgaacttttattattgaaaaaggaTGCTGAAGTCTACAAACTCATTGGACCAGTTTTAGTAAAGCAAGACTTAGAAGAAGCAAAACAAAATGTGGCCAAACGATTAGAATATAtcagtaaagaaataaaaagatcGGATGGAAACATTTCAGctttagaaaataaacaagaaGCTGTGCatgaaaatctaaataaattgaaaagtaaCCTGGATAATTTGAAAATTGCTGCCTAG